The DNA window ATCAATTCAATTCTAAAATTATGAAAACACATCACTATATATTTCTTACTACTGCCTTATTTGTCGCTTTGTTCTACAACGAAAATGTAGGGCTTAATTTAGGGATGCTCTGCATCATTTATGCTATACTTACTGTAATCAGGACACCGGTAAAAAACAGGACAAAAACATTTTTTGTTTCGATGATAGCTTCTCTCACATCGGGCCTTGCATTTGCGTGGTACGGTGATTTCGCTTCATTTCTTGCAGTGGTAAGCTCCCTGCTGTTACTGTCGTACAGGTCAAAAAACAGGCGGATGAAAATCCTGTTGCTTATCCCTGTGTTTATAGTCAATACTTTTACTTCAATATGCCGTTTTTTCAGTTTTGAAGAATGGCTTCCCAAAAAGAATATTCCCGGGTTCTGGCAGAAGATGTTTGCATGGGTGATGATTCCCTTGGTGCTGGTCAGCATTTTCTTCGGGATTTATACAGCGGGAAGCCATCATTTTGCTGAACTTTTCAGCGGATACGAGTGGGATCTGGATATATGGCAGCTTCTGTGCATTGCCGTACTGGGATTTTTTATCGCATTCAATTACTGGAATTATGCTGTCGAAAAACTGATATATAAGCAGAACATGCGGCTGAGCAATGATTTTGAAAACAAGGAGAAAGTGCTGAAGCCCACCTATTCATTCTTTGATCTTGAAGCGGAGCGGGCAAGCGGAGTTATGTCATTCCTGCTCCTGAATATCCTTCTGGTCTTTTTTATTGTTACGTACAATTATGAACAGTTCTATGAAAGCAGTAAAGCAGCGGCAAAGCTTTCGGAAGAGACCCATGAAAGGGTAAATGCCGTCATCCTGTCTATTATCATGGCTGTCTTGGTTATGATGTTTTATTTTAAATCTGCTTTTAACTTTGACCCGAAGGCAGGCATGCTGAAATCTCTGGCAAAGATATGGATCCTGCTGAATGCCATACTTATTATTTCCGCCATGGCTAAAAATACTGAATACATCATGCAATACGGGTATACTTATAAAAGGCTTGGTGTAAGCGCTTTCCTTGTTCTTTCTCTAATAGGGCTGATGTTGATGTTCATTAAAATTCAGCGTCAGAAGAAAAATATATTCTTGTTCAACAGCATGGCATGGTTTGCGTATGCTGTGATCCTGGCTTGCAGCTTCTTCAATTGGGGTGGATTTATTACCCGGCAGAATGTCCGGCGTGAAAATTTCAATCCGGATTTTCACAAGACTTCCGTGAATTTCAATGAAAAAATACTTCTGGAATATGCCGAAAGAAACCACAAAGATCCATTGAAAAATGAAATTCTGGAAGAGATACAAAAACATGAGAAAGAAAGCTTCCTTTCACAGGTGTTATATTACCGTTCTGTCCGGTAAGAAAAGAACGACAGGTCTTTCAGTTAGTCCTTGTCGCTTCAGAGGTTGGAACAGTTTTCGCATGCCTAAATCTTATTGTATCATTTAAAAACAACACTTATGAAAAAATACTTCGTATTGATTCCTTTGCTGCTGCTGTCATGCAAAAAAGAGAAAGAAAAAACAGAAACAGCAAATCAGGATTCATCTGTGGTAACAGAGCAGACCCAGACTCAGCCGATGGCAGATTCCATAGCTTTAAGAAAAAAAGATTCTATCATCAATAATGCTCCGGCGACCAAGGAAGTGCTCAGAACAGGGGTAATGAGAGAGGTTAAGAATGGGGAAATTATCAGGACAATGGATGCCTCCCAACTGCCTTTCACTGTCGGGGAGCAGTTTACGGATCAGAACCAGAAGCTTATCCTGAAAATAAGTAATGTTGACCAGTCAAAAATTAATGCTAAAATCAGTACCCGGCAAAAAGATTTTAACATACGGTTTAACCAGATCAGGCTTCCTAATGGCGACTATGACGGGCCTTTTGGCAGGGATCTGACGTATGATATCAAAAGTAAAGGTGAAGTATGGCTGATCATCGGAAAAGATCAGATGGCGGAAGGGGATGTGAAAGGTGACTTTACAGTTAGTGTGGAATAAGTTGGTATAATTTCTGCAAAGACATTTTAAAATTCAATATTATGAAAAATATACTGTTAACAGCCGCCGCTGCCTCTGTTGTACTGGTAAGCTGTGGGACCGTACAATCTCTGGTCCAGAATACTTTCCCCTATACGGCCAATGTTCTGATTTCAACAGGGGTTCCTGCTGATAAGGAAGTTTCATCTACAGCGACTGCTTCCAATGTACAGACCTGGTTTGGGGGTAATAACGATGCGAAAATTAAAGATGTGAGGATTTCAGACGCTAAAATATCTGTTGTATCGCCGGCTGGTGGTACACTGAATGCGCTTAAGTCCGTTAAAGTATATATCTCTTCAAACGGGACCGGCGAAAAGTTGGTGGCATCCAGATCCAATATTTCTACTGATGCTGCAAGCCTTAATCTGGACCTTAGCACTTCCGGCTTTTTGGATGAGGTCGTTAAGAGCTCAGGCCTCACCGTAAGGACGGTTTATGAACTGAAAAATCAGACCAGCTCAGATATGAACCTGAGAATTGCCCTCAATTTCAGCAGTGTACCTGCCAATTAACAGGTAAAAAGCTTATTTCATAAAAAAGTCTTTCATTTTTTGAAAGACTTTTTTATGGTAATCGGTAATGAATCAGTTTTTGGTAGCAGAGTCCATTACAATGGTTACAGGACCGTCATTGACTAGCGATACTTTCATATCGGCACCGAATATGCCGCTTTCAGTTTTAAACCCGGATTTCGCTAATTCCTTCTTGAAATATTCAAATATCGGAACTGCCTGATCAGGTCTTGCCGCTCTGATGAATGAAGGGCGGTTTCCTTTTCTGTACTCTGCCATGAGGGTAAATTGACTGATGCACAGCAATTCCCCGGCTATATCCGTTACAGATAAATTCATTTTTCCTTCATCGTCGCCAAAAATCCTGAGGTTCAGTATTTTTTGAACCAGCCAGTCGGCATCATCCAAAGAATCGTTTTCATCTATGCCCACCAAAAGCATCAGCCCGCGGCCGATAGCTCCCACGATTTCTCCATTTACCTTTACACTGGATTCTGAGACTCTTTGTATAACGACTTTCATTAAAAATAAATATTTAGAATTTTCCCTGAAGGATCATAATTATACAGATATGTTTTAGGAGGAATATTAGCTACAGCGGTAGGCTGGCCGGTAAGCAGGATCCATGTAGCGTTATCTTTCGGGCAGACAACCTTGATGTTGTCTTTTACTTCCAGCGTGGTAGTATTGTCAGGGCAGATATGAGGAGCATTCCGGTCATAGATTTTAAAAGTAGTATCCGAAGCCCTTACCACAATCAATCCTTTGGTTCCGGACTGCTGTTCGTTGATGTACATCCAGTTTCCCACCTGGTTCAAAGCATAGTAAGCAGGAAGGTTGAGGTTCAGCGTTACATTGATAGGGTTATTCGGAAAGCAGCTTACCGTATCTTCACGGTTGCCGCAGGATTGGATCATTAAGCCGTTGAATATCAGTAAGGTGGTAATTGAAAGGATTGCGAAAGTTTTTTTCATTTCAATTTAAATTTTTATATATTTGTAACTTAAACGATTATATCAACAAAACATTGTCCGGCAAATGTCGGATTATTTTTTTATACTAAAACTAAATTTTGAAAATTATGGCAAGCTATGTAACAAAGGAGGGACTCGAGAAAATGAAGGCTGAGCTGGAACAACTGGAAACTGTTGAAAGACCTAAGATTACCCAGCAGATTGCAGAAGCGAGAGATAAAGGGGACCTGTCTGAAAATGCAGAATACGATGCAGCCAAAGAAGCGCAGGGAATGCTCGAAATGAGGATTTCCAAACTGAAGGATGCTATTGCAAGTTCCAAAATTATCGATGAAAGCCAGCTTGATACTTCAAAAGTTTCCATCCTCACTACGGTGAAGTTGAAAAATAATGCAACCCAGCAGCAGCAGGTATTTACTCTGGTACCGGATAACGAAAGTGACCTGAAAAGCGGTAAGATCTCGGTGAATACGCCTATAGCAAAAGGATTACTGGGCAAAGTGGTAGGAGAGACTGCAGAAATTGTGTTGCCGAACGGAAACAAACTGTCTTTTGAAGTGCTGGATATCAGCCTTTAATCATCTTTAATTTTCATCACTATACAATGAGTACCATATTTACTAAAATCATCAACAGGGAAATTCCTTCCTATATTATTGCGGAAGATGAGAATTTCGTGGCATTCCTGGATGCAATGCCTTTGGTAAAGGGGCATACCCTGGTGGTTCCTAAAAAAGAAACGGACCTGATCTTTGATCTGGAAAGTGATGAATATAAAAACCTTTGGGGCTTTACTCAGGAAATTGCTAAAAAAATCAAAAATGCAGTTCCGTGTGTAAGAGTTGGAGTGGCCGTAGTGGGGCTGGAAGTTCCCCATGCCCACATCCATCTGATTCCGCTGAATACAGTGGAAGATATGAATTTCAAAAATACCAGGCTTAAGCTGACAGATGAAGAGTATAAAGAAATTCAGAAATCAATTATTAATTCTTAAAATATAAAATCGTAAAAGTTGCTTTTGCGATTTTTATCATATAATCCAAAATTTAAAATGAATTCAAACCAGTGTTCTTTTTGCGGCAGAAAGAGAAATGAAGTGCAGATGCTGATCTCCGGTCAGAACGGTTATATTTGTGAAAACTGTATCGAGCAGGCTCATGCTATTGTAAAAGACAGTGCAGCGGGCCCGGGATTTTCTCCTGCGGAAAATATCAGCGAACTTAAAAAGCCTAAGGAGATCAAAGAATTTCTGGACGAGTATGTCATCGGA is part of the Chryseobacterium camelliae genome and encodes:
- the dtd gene encoding D-aminoacyl-tRNA deacylase; translated protein: MKVVIQRVSESSVKVNGEIVGAIGRGLMLLVGIDENDSLDDADWLVQKILNLRIFGDDEGKMNLSVTDIAGELLCISQFTLMAEYRKGNRPSFIRAARPDQAVPIFEYFKKELAKSGFKTESGIFGADMKVSLVNDGPVTIVMDSATKN
- the greA gene encoding transcription elongation factor GreA, with product MASYVTKEGLEKMKAELEQLETVERPKITQQIAEARDKGDLSENAEYDAAKEAQGMLEMRISKLKDAIASSKIIDESQLDTSKVSILTTVKLKNNATQQQQVFTLVPDNESDLKSGKISVNTPIAKGLLGKVVGETAEIVLPNGNKLSFEVLDISL
- a CDS encoding DUF4173 domain-containing protein, whose product is MKTHHYIFLTTALFVALFYNENVGLNLGMLCIIYAILTVIRTPVKNRTKTFFVSMIASLTSGLAFAWYGDFASFLAVVSSLLLLSYRSKNRRMKILLLIPVFIVNTFTSICRFFSFEEWLPKKNIPGFWQKMFAWVMIPLVLVSIFFGIYTAGSHHFAELFSGYEWDLDIWQLLCIAVLGFFIAFNYWNYAVEKLIYKQNMRLSNDFENKEKVLKPTYSFFDLEAERASGVMSFLLLNILLVFFIVTYNYEQFYESSKAAAKLSEETHERVNAVILSIIMAVLVMMFYFKSAFNFDPKAGMLKSLAKIWILLNAILIISAMAKNTEYIMQYGYTYKRLGVSAFLVLSLIGLMLMFIKIQRQKKNIFLFNSMAWFAYAVILACSFFNWGGFITRQNVRRENFNPDFHKTSVNFNEKILLEYAERNHKDPLKNEILEEIQKHEKESFLSQVLYYRSVR
- a CDS encoding HIT family protein; translation: MSTIFTKIINREIPSYIIAEDENFVAFLDAMPLVKGHTLVVPKKETDLIFDLESDEYKNLWGFTQEIAKKIKNAVPCVRVGVAVVGLEVPHAHIHLIPLNTVEDMNFKNTRLKLTDEEYKEIQKSIINS